In a single window of the Fusobacterium sp. genome:
- a CDS encoding MipA/OmpV family protein encodes MKKIFALLSAFVLCSSLSLAQSENKLQIGAGVGFTNHFFKGDSITYPIPVLDIRYDDFYVSGIAMGYDMYSEDDFTLSLFLNPFDGFPIKGSKLDHGYRTIDERKPQVAVGMVLSYNLNFYDMTAVVAFSGGERGVKGSARIIKPYKVTDNFTLIPSFGASIYSSNYVDYYFGIDSNELGGKITDTYSPDTAYSLGLSLAAEYYLNDKITLLAFLSADRFSSEIGDSPIIDNNKLIMVGAGVKYSF; translated from the coding sequence ATGAAAAAAATATTTGCTTTGCTTTCTGCTTTTGTTTTATGTTCATCTCTAAGCTTGGCTCAAAGTGAAAATAAGCTTCAAATTGGTGCTGGTGTAGGTTTTACTAATCATTTTTTTAAAGGGGATTCCATTACTTATCCTATTCCTGTATTAGATATCAGATATGATGATTTTTATGTATCTGGAATAGCTATGGGATATGATATGTATAGTGAAGATGATTTTACTTTATCATTATTTCTTAATCCTTTTGACGGTTTTCCTATAAAAGGAAGCAAACTTGATCATGGATATAGAACTATTGATGAAAGAAAACCTCAAGTGGCAGTTGGAATGGTATTATCATATAATCTGAATTTTTATGATATGACTGCTGTGGTAGCTTTCTCTGGAGGAGAAAGAGGGGTAAAAGGAAGTGCTCGTATAATCAAACCTTATAAAGTTACTGATAATTTTACATTGATTCCATCATTTGGAGCAAGCATCTATTCATCTAATTATGTTGACTACTATTTTGGAATAGACAGTAATGAATTAGGTGGAAAAATAACTGATACTTATTCACCAGATACTGCTTATTCTTTAGGTCTTAGCTTAGCTGCTGAATATTATCTGAATGACAAAATAACACTTTTAGCTTTTCTGTCTGCTGATAGATTCTCTTCTGAAATTGGAGATTCTCCCATCATAGACAACAATAAACTTATTATGGTTGGAGCAGGAGTGAAATACTCATTTTAA
- a CDS encoding B12-binding domain-containing protein, whose product MKDILEIISEKLINGEGNEIEKLTEEALNMGIDPKEILTDSLLKGMTKAGEMFKEKTLTMYDVLEAAKIMEKSIKILKPHLKDGDMIKKGKILIGSVHGDFHDIGKNFCILMLESNGFEMIDMGVDVPQEKIEDYIKKYSPDILMLSAMLSPTLESMKITIKYLRDKGITENIKIMVGGAPLTEEIAVSMGAYYSADAVNAVYVAEKLLNI is encoded by the coding sequence GGTGAAGGGAATGAAATAGAAAAACTTACAGAAGAAGCTTTGAACATGGGAATTGATCCTAAAGAAATATTAACTGATTCATTATTAAAAGGTATGACTAAAGCAGGAGAAATGTTTAAGGAAAAAACTCTCACTATGTATGATGTGTTGGAAGCTGCAAAGATAATGGAAAAAAGTATAAAAATATTGAAACCTCACCTTAAAGATGGAGATATGATAAAAAAAGGAAAAATATTAATAGGAAGTGTACATGGAGATTTTCATGATATAGGAAAAAACTTTTGCATATTAATGCTGGAAAGCAACGGATTTGAAATGATAGATATGGGAGTAGATGTTCCACAGGAAAAAATCGAGGATTATATTAAAAAATATTCTCCAGACATATTAATGCTTTCTGCAATGCTGTCTCCTACACTGGAATCTATGAAAATAACTATCAAATATCTTAGAGATAAAGGAATAACAGAGAATATAAAAATAATGGTAGGAGGTGCTCCTCTAACTGAAGAAATAGCTGTATCTATGGGAGCATATTATTCAGCAGATGCGGTAAATGCAGTATATGTTGCTGAAAAATTATTGAATATATAA